One Vidua chalybeata isolate OUT-0048 chromosome 13, bVidCha1 merged haplotype, whole genome shotgun sequence genomic window carries:
- the DMXL2 gene encoding dmX-like protein 2 isoform X1, which produces MHLHQVLTGAVNPGDNGYSVGSVQDTPFTAYGSGCDIVILANDFECVQIIPGAKHGNIQVSCVECSQRQGRIAASYGNAVCIFEPLGINSHKRNCQLKCQWLKTGQFFLSSMTYNLAWDPQGNRLLTATDFLQLWAPPSDDILEEDEDDDASNQIKDDKVLPVLNDWKCVWQCKTATSVHLMSWSPDGEYFATAGKDDCLLKVWYPMTGWKSSLLPQGNEEKKKCSEDVQFSFVYLAHPRAVTGFSWRNISKYMPRGLVCNVLLTSCLDGICRLWAETLLPEDTLLGEQICETTTSSISSTISQSGKQKDTIQHALETIHHLKNMRKGQRRSSVLVTHTDVLPDQQGTHEVQRHISHQANALGHFHIAASINPNTDIPSVLAGTAFNIDEGSGGFVVHWLNNKEFHFTSSIEVFMQHLRQISEQQLEQDFDIEAEEEEETEEKEKEKGLHMKLDHDLSIDRESETGTGTGSSEHEDGEREGSPKTSLLVGPRLPLPTVLLDRKIDLLLTEWNRNPDMLFTIHPVDGTFLVWHVKYLDEYTPGIFRQVQVSFSSRIPVAFPSGDASSLSKNIMMYACPVFVKDSSSAAQQKTMDFPDNTVANKGPSFAQDSANVNIISPVVMMISKHIDGSLNQWAVTFADKSAFTTVLTVSHKFRYCGHRFHLNDLACHSVLPLLLTSSHHNALLTPESDTSWDSDRVNRMMDPVKHKRGSSKQQLKNAATRTFHDPNAIYSELILWRVDPIGPLSYTGGVSELARINSLHTSAFSNVAWLPTLIPSYCLGTYCNSASACFVASDGKNLRLYQAVVDARKLLDELSDPESSKLIGEVFNIVSQQSTARPGCIIELDAITNKCGSNTQLLHVFQEDFILGYKPHKEDAEGKETEIFFQPSQGYRPPPFSEKFYLVVIEKDSSGCSVLQMWHLHLKSVQACLAKPAEASSADNKLSVPEQKTVDSSPDVSPGISPIPRSSSIANLQTASKLILSSRLVYSQPLDLPVGVEVVRATPSAGHLSSSSIYPVCLAPYLIVTSCSDNRVRFWRCTVETDLNSKTEEKETYHWRKWPLMNDEGEDNSSTVSIVGRPVAVSCSYTGRLAVAYKQPIQHNGFVSKEFSMHVCILECESTGGSEWVLEQTIHLDDLVKVGSVLDSRVSVDSNLFVYSKSDAFLNKDKYLVPSIKHLVHLDWVSKEDGSHILTVGVGANIFMYGRLSGIVTDQTSSKEGVAVITLPLGGSIKQGVKSKWVLLRSIDLVSSVDGTPSLPVSLSWVRDGILVVGMDCEMHVYAQWKHAVKFGNGESDVFTSEDSTTQDPFKTSAVVKKTSVIDGAGIVDDVFGTPTVIQDGGLFEAAHVLSPTLPQYHPTQLLELMDLGKVRRAKAILSHLVKCIAGEVAIVKDTEAGEGTGPKRHLSRTISVSGSTAKDTITAGKDGTRDYTEIDSIPPLPLYALLAADQDATYVAEETSKIPQGSEDHAKRKTEDQYSDLFQIQPVTTEDFIDFEPEKRESKSKVINLSQYGPTYFGREHASVLSSHLMHSSLPGLTRLEQMFLVALADTVAMTSTELDENRDKNYSGRDTLDECGLRYLLAMRLHTCLLTSLPPLYRVQLLHQGLSTCHFAWAFHSEAEEELINMIPAIQKGDPQWSELRAMGIGWWVRNINTLRRCIEKVAKASFQRNNDALDAALFYLAMKKKAVVWGLFRSQHDEKMTAFFSHNFNEDRWRKAALKNAFALLGKQRFEQSAAFFLLAGSLKDAIEVCLEKMEDIQLAMVIARLYESEFETSVTYTSILYEKILGCQKDGTGFSCTKLHSDPFLRSIAYWIMKDYTRALDTLLEQTPKDDDENPVIVKSCNPVVFSFYNYLRTHPLLIRRYFSSPEGTLATLGLKTEKSFVDKINLIERKLFFTTANAHFKVGCPVLALEVLSKIPKIRKKSPVAEEKDSSSPSIQADISDSKALQDGAGSGDIDWSKPISTSFALESTVESSAQFDWSQPAVKFDDEPLTLDWGEDKNGSDEEDKNVGIMMKKSDSKSEDERTSDTSMVQTPHGEVSEAGDTEVDVIAEQLKFRACLKILMTELRTLATGYEVDGGKLRFQLYNWLEKEIAAMHEICNHDTGDKDYCKTYTKVNGDLLDPEDIMDKPDIGSYERHQIERRRLQAKREHAERRKWWLQKNQALLRVFLSYCSLHGAQGGGLASVRMELKFLLQESQQETTVKQLQSPLPLPTTLPLLSASIASTKTVIANPVLYLNNHIHDILYTIVQMKSPPHPSIEDVKVYTLHSLAASLSASIYQALCDSHSYSSQTEANQFTGMVYQGLLLSDRRRLRTESIEEHATPNSSPAQWPGVSSLINLLSSAQDEDQPKLNILLCEAVVAVYLSLLIHALATNSCNELFRLAAHPLNSRMWAAVFGGGVKLLVKPRRQSENIPAPPLPSEEMDKHRRRFNMRMLVPGRPVKDSNVPPPVPAERPSYKEKFIPPELSMWDYFMAKPFLPLSDSGVIYDSDESIHSDEEEDDAFLSDVQIQEHTDANSYSWALLHLTMVKLVLHNIKNFFPIAGLEFTDLPVTSPLGIAVIKNLEHWEQILQDRMDQFEGPPPNYINIYPSDLGVGAGPAILRNKAMIEPENTPFKSKDYSALPAKRLWHFLVKQELLQETFIRYIFTKKRKQSESVEDRVEQVKQNCVAEDHKNKVEADLGYPGGKAKIIHKESDMIMAFAVNKANSNEIVLASTHDVQELDISALLAAQSFIWIGEEYDRESKSSDDVDFRGSTTTLAPSSAPSFGVSQIQPSPSMPWLGTGQTSTGAGVLIKRNLNNVKRMASHPVHQYYLTGAQDGSVRMFEWTRPQQLVCFQQAGNARVTRMYFNAQGNKCGVADGEGFLSIWQVNQTTSNPKPYLSWQCHSKTTSDFAFITSSSLVATSGQSNDNRNVCLWDTLVSSSNSLIHAFTCHDHGATVLQYAPKHQLLISGGRKGYVYIFDIRQRQILFTFQAHESAVKALALDPSEDYFVTGSAEGNMKVWRLTGYNLIHSFKNEHAKQSLFRNIGAGVTQIETVQGNRIFSCGADGTLKMRVLPNAFNVPSGIFDIL; this is translated from the exons atTGCAGCATCATATGGAAACgctgtttgcatttttgaaCCACTTGGTATAAATTCTCATAAAAGAAATTGT CAGCTAAAGTGTCAGTGGCTAAAAACTGGGCAATTCTTCCTCAGTTCTATGACTTACAACCTGGCCTGGGATCCTCAAG GTAACAGGTTATTGACAGCAACGGACTTTTTGCAATTGTGGGCCCCTCCGTCTGATGACATTCTagaggaagatgaagatgatgatgcCAGCAATCAGATCAAAGATGATAAAGTTCTCCCGGTTCTAAATGACTGGAAATGTGTCTGGCAGTGCAA GACTGCAACATCAGTACATTTGATGTCATGGTCTCCTGATGGTGAATATTTTGCAACAGCTGGGAAG GATGACTGCCTCTTGAAGGTTTGGTATCCTATGACTGGTTGGAAGTCATCTCTTCTGCCCCAGgggaatgaagaaaagaaaaaatgctcagAGGATGtgcagttttcctttgtttatttGGCGCATCCCCGAGCAGTGACAGGATTTTCCTGGCGGAACATCAGCAAGTACATGCCCAG GGGGTTGGTCTGTAATGTGTTACTCACATCATGCCTTGATGGCATCTGCCGGCTGTGGGCAGAGACGCTGCTACCCGAAGATACTCTCCTGGGGGAGCAGATCTGTGAAACCACCACTTCCAGCATCAGCAGCACCATCTCTCAGTCtggaaagcaaaaggacacTATACAGCATGCACTAGAG ACAATTCATCATttgaaaaatatgagaaaaggACAAAGGAGATCTTCAGTTCTTGTTACCCACACAGATGTACTGCCAGATCAGCAGGGCACTCATGAAGTTCAGCGTCACATTTCCCATCAAGCAAATGCACTTGGTCACTTCCACATAGCAGCAAGCATCAACCCTAATACAG ATATTCCTTCGGTGTTGGCTGGAACTGCTTTTAATATAGATGAAGGAAGTGGAGGCTTTGTTGTCCACTGGCTGAATAATaaagaatttcattttacatcCTCTATTGAAGTATTCATGCAACATCTAAGACAAATTTCGGAACAACAACTAGAACAAGATTTTGATATTGaagctgaagaggaagaagaaacagaagaaaaagaaaaagaaaaaggcttaCATATGAAGTTAGATCATG ATTTGTCAATAGACAGAGAATCAGAGACAGGGACTGGTACAGGCTCTTCAGAACATGAAGatggagaaagagagggaagCCCCAAAACATCTTTGCTAGTGGGCCCACGCCTGCCTCTGCCGACAGTTTTGTTGGACCGGAAAATCGACTTGCTCCTAACGGAATGGAACAGGAATCCAGATATGCTTTTTACTATCCATCCTGTTGATGGTACCTTTCTAGTGTGGCATGTGAAGTATTTAGATGAATACACTCCAGGCATCTTTCGACAAGTTCAG gtttcattttcttctagGATTCCTGTTGCATTTCCATCTGGAGATGCTAGCTCCCTTAGCAAAAATATTATGATGTATGCCTGCCCTGTCTTTGTAaaagacagcagcagtgctgcacagcagaaaacaatgGACTTTCCAGATAATACTGTAGCAAATAAAGGACCAAGCTTTGCCCAGGACAGTGCAAATGTGAATATAATTTCTCCTGTGGTAATGATGATTTCCAAACATATAGATGGCTCTCTAAACCAGTGGGCAGTTACTTTTGCTGATAAATCAGCTTTCACTACAGTGCTAACTGTATCTCATAAGTTCAGGTACTGTGGGCACCGCTTTCACCTCAATGATCTGGCCTGCCATTCTGTTTTACCACTGCTGCTGACGTCTTCTCATCACAATGCTCTGTTAACTCCTGAGTCAGACACTTCCTGGGACTCCGACAGGGTAAACAGGATGATGGATCCTGTTAAACATAAGAGAGGTTCTTCTAAGCAGCAGCTTAAAAATGCAGCAACCCGTACATTCCATGACCCAAATGCAATCTATAGTGAGCTGATTCTGTGGCGAGTAGATCCCATAGGACCTTTATCCTACACTGGAGGAGTGTCTGAGCTGGCTCGAATTAACTCTCTTCACACCTCTGCTTTCTCTAACGTAGCCTGGCTTCCAACACTAATTCCCAGCTATTGCCTTG GTACCTATTGCAACTCTGCTAGTGCTTGCTTTGTTGCATCAGATGGCAAAAACCTGAGGCTCTATCAAGCTGTTGTAGATGCACGAAAACTTCTGGATGAATTATCTGACCCTGAGTCATCT aaaCTTATTGGGGAGGTGTTTAATATTGTGAGCCAGCAATCTACTGCTCGACCAGGATGTATCATTGAGCTCGATGCAATAACTaacaaa TGTGGCTCAAACACACAATTGCTTCATGTCTTCCAAGAAGACTTCATTTTGGGATACAAACCACATAAGGAGGATGCGGAAGGGAAGGAAACTGAGATATTTTTCCAGCCATCACAAG GGTATCGTCCACCACCTTTCTCAGAGAAGTTCTACCTGGTAGTAATTGAAAAAGATAGTAGTGGCTGTTCTGTTCTTCAAATGTGGCATCTTCATCTCAAATCTGTGCAAGCCTGTTTAG caAAACCAGCTGAAGCATCTTCAGCAGATAATAAGCTTAGTGTACCTGAGCAGAAGACTGTGGATTCTTCTCCAGATGTATCACCTGGCATAAGTCCCATACCACGATCTTCATCAATTGCTAACCTTCAGACTGCTAGTAAACTCATTCTGAGCTCCAGACTTGTGTATAGCCAACCCCTGGATCTTCCTGTTGGTGTGGAAGTAGTAAGAGCAACTCCTTCAGCAG GTCACTTGAGTTCCTCATCAATATACCCTGTCTGCCTCGCACCTTATTTGATAGTAACGTCCTGTTCGGACAACAGAGTGCGGTTCTGGAGATGCACTGTAGAGACTGACCTGAACAGCAAAACTGAGGAGAAGGAGACGTACCACTGGAGAAAATGGCCTTTAATGAATGATGAAGGGGAAGACAACAGCAGTACAGTGAGCATAGTAGGAAGGCCGGTTGCTGTTAGCTGTTCTTACACAGGACGTCTTGCAGTAGCATACAAACAACCCATACAGCATAATGGGTTTGTTTCCAAAGAATTTTCCATGCATGTTTGTATACTTGAATGTGAGTCTACTGGAGGATCAGAGTGGGTTTTGGAACAGACAATTCATCTGGATGATTTAGTTAAGGTTGGAAGTGTACTTGACTCAAGGGTCAGCGTGGATagtaatttatttgtttacagTAAGTCAGATGCTTTTTTGAATAAAGACAAATACCTGGTGCCTAGTATCAAGCATTTGGTGCATTTGGACTGGGTTTCAAAAGAAGATGGTTCACATATACTGACAGTTGGAGTGGGTGCCAACATCTTCATGTATGGAAGGCTTTCAGGGATTGTAACAGATCAAACCAGCAGTAAAGAGGGAGTAGCTGTCATCACCCTGCCACTAGGAGGGAGCATAAAACAAGGTGTGAAGTCAAAGTGGGTGTTGCTGAGGTCCATTGATTTGGTTTCATCCGTGGATGGcactccttccctgcctgtgtcTCTATCTTGGGTGAGAGATGGAATACTGGTGGTGGGAATGGACTGTGAAATGCACGTTTATGCCCAGTGGAAACATGCGGTCAAGTTTGGTAATGGAGAAAGCGATGTTTTTACTTCTGAAGACTCAACAACACAAGATCCATTCAAAACAAGTGCAGTAGTGAAGAAGACCAGTGTAATTGATGGGGCAGGTATTGTGGATGATGTTTTTGGCACTCCAACTGTAATTCAGGATGGGGGCCTCTTTGAAGCTGCTCATGTTCTTTCACCTACTCTACCCCAGTATCATCCAACCCAGTTATTAGAACTGATGGACCTGGGTAAAGTTCGCCGAGCCAAAGCCATTCTGTCGCATTTAGTTAAATGCATTGCAGGAGAAGTTGCAATAGTCAAAGACAcagaagctggagaagggaCTGGTCCTAAACGCCATCTTTCTCGCACCATCAGTGTGAGTGGCAGTACTGCCAAGGATACCATTACTGCTGGGAAAGATGGTACCCGAGACTACACAGAGATAGACTCAATTCCCCCACTGCCACTGTATGCACTGCTTGCTGCAGATCAGGATGCCACCTATGTTGCCGAAGAAACTTCTAAAATACCTCAGGGCTCTGAAGACCAcgcaaagagaaaaacagaggaTCAGTACTCAGATCTGTTCCAGATTCAACCTGTTACAACCGAAGACTTTATAGATTTTGAGCCTGAAAAGAGGGAGAGTAAATCCAAAGTTATTAATCTGTCACAGTATGGGCCAACTTACTTTGGCCGAGAACATGCCAGTGTCCTTTCAAGCCACCTGATGCACTCAAGTTTGCCAGGCCTCACTCGACTGGAGCAGATGTTCCTTGTAGCTTTGGCGGACACTGTGGCCATGACAAGCACTGAACTAGATGAGAACAGAGATAAGAATTACTCAG GAAGAGATACGTTAGATGAATGTGGCCTCCGGTACCTGCTGGCCATGCGCCTGCACACCTGCCTGCTGACATCCCTGCCTCCCCTGTACCGCGTCCAGCTGCTCCACCAAG GCCTGTCAACTTGCCATTTTGCATGGGCTTTCCATTCTGAGGCTGAGGAGGAGTTGATCAATATGATTCCTGCTATCCAGAAGGGAGACCCACAGTGGTCTGAGCTGAGAGCTATGGGCATTGGTTGGTGGGTCAGGAATATCAACACTCTCCGAAGGTGCATTGAGAAG GTTGCAAAAGCTTCATTCCAGAGGAACAATGATGCCTTAGATGCTGCACTTTTTTACCTTGCTATGAAGAAAAAGGCAGTGGTGTGGGGTCTGTTTAG GTCCCAGCACGATGAAAAGATGACTGCCTTTTTCAGCCACAACTTCAATGAAGACCGATGGCgtaaagctgctttaaaaaatgcttttgctttgttggGAAAACAACGTTTTGAGCAGTCAGCTGCATTTTTCTTGCTAGCAGGTTCACTAAAAGATGCTATAGAG GTGTGCCTTGAGAAAATGGAAGACATCCAGTTGGCCATGGTCATTGCTCGTTTGTATGAATCAGAGTTTGAAACCTCTGTCACATACACCTCCATTCTCTATGAAAAGATTTTGGGTTGCCAGAAGGATGGAACTGGATTCAGCTGCACTAAGTTGCATTCTGATCCATTTCTGAGAAGCATTGCATACTGGATAATGAAAGATTACACACGAGCACTGGATACGTTATTGGAACAAACACCCAAAGATGATGATGAAAACCCAg TTATCGTCAAATCCTGCAATCCTGTGGTGTTCAGTTTTTACAACTATCTTCGGACCCACCCTTTGCTCATCCGAAGATACTTCAGCTCACCAGAAGGAACTCTCGCCACCTTAGGTctaaaaactgagaaaagctTTGTAGATAAAATTAATcttatagaaagaaaattattcttcacTACTGCAAATGCTCATTTTAAAGTAGGCTGCCCTGTACTAGCCCTTGAAGTCCTttccaaaattccaaaaataagaaaaaagtcacctgtagctgaagaaaaagattCATCCAGTCCTTCAATCCAGGCTGACATTTCAGATTCCAAAGCCCTACAGGATGGTGCTGGAAGTGGTGATATAGACTGGTCAAAACCCATTTCAACTTCCTTTGCTTTGGAGAGCACTGTTGAATCTTCAGCACAATTTGACTGGAGTCAACCAGCAGTAAAATTTGATGATGAGCCCCTTACTCTTGATTGGGGTGAAGACAAAAATGGATCAGATGAAGAAGACAAGAATGTTGGGATAATGATGAAAAAGTCTGATTCTAAGAGTGAAGATGAGAGGACCTCAGACACTAGCATGGTTCAAACACCACATGGGGAGGTTTCTGAGGCAGGAGACACTGAGGTTGATGTTATTGCTGAGCAACTAAAATTCAGAGCCTGTTTGAAAATCCTTATGACTGAACTGAGGACTTTGGCTACAGGTTATGAAGTGGATGGAGGAAAGCTCAGATTTCAGCTGTACAACTGGCTGGAAAAAGAGATTGCTGCTATGCATGAAATATGCAACCATGACACAGGGGACAAAGACTACTGTAAAACATATACCAAAGTAAATGGGGATCTGCTTGACCCCGAAGATATTATGGATAAGCCAGACATTGGCTCGTACGAACGGCACCAGATCGAAAGACGCAGGTTACAGGCAAAGCGAGAGCACGCTGAGAGACGGAAGTGGTGGCTGCAGAAGAACCAAGCTCTTCTCAGAGTTTTTCTCAGTTACTGTAGCCTCCATGGGGCACAAGGTGGAGGTTTAGCATCTGTAAGGATGGAGCTGAAGTTCTTGCTGCAGGAGTCACAGCAG gaaaCTACTGTAAAGCAACTTCAGTCTCCACTTCCACTTCCCACAACACTACCACTGCTTTCAGCAAGCATAGCATCCACAAAAACTGTGATAGCTAATCCTGTGCTGTACTTAAACAACCACATCCATGATATACTTTACACTATTGTGCAGATGAAATCACCACCACATCCCAGTATTGAAGATGTCAAG GTGTACACACTTCATTCTTTAGCAGCTTCACTTTCGGCATCCATTTATCAAGCACTATGCGACAGCCACAGCTACAG CAGTCAAACAGAAGCAAATCAGTTTACTGGGATGGTTTATCAAGGACTGCTTTTGAGTGATCGACGCAGACTGAGGACAGAAAGCATAGAAGAGCACGCAACTCCCAACTCATCTCCTGCTCAGTGGCCTG gTGTGAGTTCACTTATCAACCTCTTAAGTTCAGCTCAGGATGAAGACCAGCCAAAGTTGAACATCCTGCTGTGTGAAGCTGTTGTAGCCGTGTACCTGAGTCTCCTGATCCACGCCCTGGCCACCAACTCGTGTAACGAGCTGTTCCGGCTGGCGGCGCACCCCCTCAACAGCCGCATGTGGGCTGCTGTCTTTGGAGGGGGAGTGAAGCTGCTCGTGAAACCCCGCAGGCAGTCTGAAAACATCCCAG CACCTCCTCTTCCATCAGAAGAAATGGATAAACACCGCCGTCGGTTTAACATGAGAATGCTGGTGCCAGGAAGACCAGTAAAAGACAGCAATGTACCACCACCTGTACCTGCAGAAAGACCCTCTtacaaagaaaagtttattcCTCCAGAACTCAGCATGTGGGACTATTTTATGGCAAAG CCCTTTCTCCCTTTATCAGACAGTGGTGTTATATACGATTCTGATGAAAGCATTCACAGTGATGAGGAAGAGGACGACGCTTTCCTCTCCGATGTGCAGATCCAGGAACACACAGATGCCAATTCTTACAG CTGGGCTCTTCTACATCTGACAATGGTAAAATTAGTTCTGCACAACATTAAGAACTTCTTTCCCATTGCTGGTCTGGAATTCACTG aTCTGCCTGTAACATCTCCATTGGGCATAGCTGTAATAAAAAATTTAGAACACTGGGAACAGATTCTTCAAGATAGAATGGACCAGTTTGAAGGCCCACCTCCAAACTACATCAATATTTACCCCAGTGACCTGGGTGTAGGGGCAGGACCAGCTATTCTCCGCAATAAAGCAATGATTGAACCTGAGAACACACCATTCaa ATCAAAGGATTACTCGGCTCTTCCAGCAAAAAGGCTCTGGCATTTTCTTGTGAAGCAAGAACTTCTTCAGGAGACTTTCATAAGATATAtattcacaaagaaaagaaagcagagtgAG TCTGTAGAAGATCGTGTGGAGCAGGTCAAACAAAACTGCGTAGCAGAAGATCACAAAAACAAG GTTGAAGCAGATCTTGGATACCctggaggaaaagcaaagatCATTCACAAAGAATCAGATATGATAATGGCATTTGCAGTTAACAAG GCAAACAGCAATGAAATTGTTTTGGCATCTACACATGATGTTCAAGAACTTGATATTTCAGCTCTACTAGCTGCTCAGTCATTTATATGGATTGGGGAAGAATATGACAGAGAGTCTAAAAG TTCCGATGACGTTGACTTCCGTGGTTCTACCACAACACTGGCTCCTTCAAGTGCACCATCATTTGGAGTGAGTCAGATCCAGCCATCTCCATCCATGCCCTGGCTAGGCACTGGGCAAACCAGCACTGGAGCTGGTGTG CTGattaaaagaaatctgaatAACGTCAAGAGAATGGCTTCACATCCAGTCCATCAGTACT ATCTTACAGGAGCACAAGATGGAAGTGTCCGAATGTTTGAGTGGACAAGGCCACAGCAGCTGGTGTGCTTCCAGCAGGCTGGGAATGCCAGGGTGACAAGGATGTATTTCAATGCCCAGGGAAATAAG TGTGGTGTTGCTGATGGTGAAGGTTTTCTAAGTATTTGGCAAGTAAACCAAACCACCTCAAATCCTAAGCCCTACCTG agTTGGCAGTGCCACAGTAAAACCACAAGTGACTTTGCATTTATAACCTCCTCAAGTCTAGTTGCTACATCGGGACAATCCAATGATAACAG AAACGTGTGCCTCTGGGACACCTTGGTTTCATCTAGTAACAGTCTTATACACG CCTTCACTTGTCATGACCACGGTGCCACAGTACTTCAGTATGCACCCAAGCATCAACTGCTCATTTCTGGAGGTAGGAAGGGATATGTCTACATCTTTGACATCAGACAGAGGCAAATCCTTTTCACCTTCCAAGCACATGAGTCAGCTGTTAAGGCCCTTGCACTGGATCCTTCCGAGGACTATTTTGTCACGGGCTCGGCTGAAGGCAACATGAAG